TCGAGGCAGTACGGCTAGCACCTCGATCCTCAACTGAGGATCGTCCTCTTCATCTTTCGCATCTTTATCGTCATCATCTTCCCCCCCGGTCCCTCCAAAATATGGACACCCCTTCAGGGTAAGCGTCTCGAGGGCTGTCAGTACCTGTGCATTATGATAAATTATTAGTTAGGAGTTCCAAGTTTACGGCTTAGCTCATGTCCCCCCCACTTGGTCCCCTTTTTGAGTACTGACTTAAAATCCTAATGGCAATAATGTCCTTTTCGCTCCCCCAGGAGGGGTGAAAGttttaataagaataatttatgttaCCCACACAGGGAATGCTGTTATTGGAAAAGTTTTCTTACCCTCAGCTTCTTAATTTGTCTTAACGTTCCAACTTTGCAATTCCTCAAATTGATGTACTGGAGCTTCGTATGCGCCTCATCGAAGCCGTTCAGTAGCTTTATAGGGTTGTTGCGCACGTGAAGTATTCTCAAATTGACACACGTCTCCAACCCTGTTAGGGTCGTTATCTTATTCCCCGCCAAGTACAAGCTATCCAGATTAGGAAAATTGAAATTCGAAATGTCCTTAATTTGGTTGAATCGGAAATCTAGAACTCGTAATGTCGGCATTTTTGTGGTGAAGTCTAcacttgttattttgttatcgGCCAGTTCTAAGGTGGATAGTTGCTCTTGGAACACGTCGCTTACTGAAGTGATTTGGTTGTTGTTACATATGATGCATTGTAGGTACTTCATTTGCTTCAAGCCGGCCGAAGTC
This window of the Helicoverpa armigera isolate CAAS_96S chromosome 9, ASM3070526v1, whole genome shotgun sequence genome carries:
- the LOC126054281 gene encoding leucine-rich repeat-containing protein 23-like yields the protein MLKSHFNIAHTETEVVEEEQEQEVDVVEETEIPERSLNKSEISVRLSLLGKTAEGDGYTYLKCKITGLKMTRIDAIKGYRHLMFLDVSNNYLDINALQIITELPYLILIQADGNRLTSAGLKQMKYLQCIICNNNQITSVSDVFQEQLSTLELADNKITSVDFTTKMPTLRVLDFRFNQIKDISNFNFPNLDSLYLAGNKITTLTGLETCVNLRILHVRNNPIKLLNGFDEAHTKLQYINLRNCKVGTLRQIKKLRVLTALETLTLKGCPYFGGTGGEDDDDKDAKDEEDDPQLRIEVLAVLPRLKRLNKDMVTPEERQECKELIATWAEEGEKEEEEEIEDEQMMEEASAVED